In a genomic window of Thiosocius teredinicola:
- a CDS encoding YeeE/YedE family protein, with the protein MQFESFIQAESAMLWGAFAIALIMGAVVNKTNFCTMGAVSDLVNMGDTGRMRSWLFAIAVAMLGVAALEYMGLVDVTGTFPPYRAGNLIWAENILGGLMFGIGMTLASGCGNKTLIRIGGGNIKSIIVFAIIAVIAYFMISPFPGSDQTLMSLLFYDWIRPLSANLGQSQDLGYLVAGEDGAKTGRLVIGLVLGLALMAFAFKSVDFRGSFDNMLGGFVVGLAVLGAWYLTSNILVESFDGPVSLSNYYAQWDMLADSNEGKPAQGRPLASQSYTFINPMGQTLGYLAGGFERKLLNFGVMAVLGVIAGSLLWALLSRSFRIEWFSSLKDAVTHVIGAVLMGFGGTLAMGCTVGQAITGVSTLALGSILTFGAIFIGSALTMKVQYYKMVYEDEASFGKALLTGLVDLKLLPERFRRLEAV; encoded by the coding sequence ATGCAGTTCGAGAGCTTCATCCAGGCCGAGTCGGCCATGTTGTGGGGGGCCTTCGCGATCGCCCTGATCATGGGTGCCGTGGTCAACAAAACCAATTTCTGCACCATGGGTGCCGTGTCCGACCTCGTGAACATGGGCGACACCGGCCGCATGCGGTCGTGGCTGTTCGCCATCGCCGTCGCGATGCTCGGCGTGGCCGCGCTCGAATACATGGGCCTGGTCGACGTGACGGGAACCTTCCCTCCGTACCGTGCCGGCAACCTGATCTGGGCCGAGAACATCCTGGGCGGGCTGATGTTCGGCATCGGCATGACGCTGGCCAGTGGTTGCGGCAACAAAACGCTGATCCGCATCGGCGGCGGCAACATCAAGTCGATCATCGTATTCGCGATCATCGCCGTGATTGCCTACTTCATGATCAGCCCGTTCCCGGGCTCGGACCAAACCCTGATGAGCCTGTTGTTCTACGACTGGATCCGCCCACTGTCGGCCAATCTCGGCCAGTCGCAGGACCTCGGCTACTTGGTAGCGGGTGAGGACGGGGCGAAGACGGGGCGCCTTGTCATTGGTTTGGTGCTCGGCCTGGCGCTGATGGCGTTCGCATTCAAATCCGTCGATTTTCGCGGCAGCTTCGACAACATGCTCGGCGGCTTCGTCGTCGGTCTGGCCGTGCTCGGCGCCTGGTACCTCACCAGCAATATCCTGGTCGAGTCGTTCGATGGCCCGGTCTCGCTGTCCAACTACTACGCGCAGTGGGACATGCTGGCAGACTCGAACGAAGGCAAACCGGCCCAGGGCCGTCCGCTGGCGTCGCAGTCGTACACCTTCATCAATCCGATGGGGCAGACGCTGGGCTACCTGGCCGGCGGTTTCGAACGCAAGCTGCTGAACTTCGGTGTGATGGCGGTGCTCGGCGTGATCGCCGGCTCGTTGTTGTGGGCGCTGCTCTCGCGCAGCTTCCGCATCGAGTGGTTCAGCTCGTTGAAAGACGCCGTTACCCACGTGATCGGCGCCGTGCTGATGGGCTTCGGCGGCACCCTGGCCATGGGCTGCACCGTAGGGCAGGCGATCACCGGCGTCTCGACGCTGGCACTTGGCTCGATCCTGACCTTCGGCGCGATCTTCATCGGCAGCGCCCTGACCATGAAGGTGCAGTACTACAAGATGGTCTACGAAGACGAGGCCAGCTTCGGTAAGGCGCTGCTCACCGGCCTGGTCGACCTCAAGCTGCTGCCGGAGCGATTCCGACGCCTCGAGGCTGTCTGA
- the queC gene encoding 7-cyano-7-deazaguanine synthase QueC — MSESAQKAVILLSGGLDSATVLAMARNKGYACHALSLDYGQRHHAELAAAKRVAAALGAAEHKILPLSLDAIGGSALTDKSIDVPQAGGEGIPVTYVPARNTVFLALALGWAEVLGSTDLFVGVNAVDYSGYPDCRPAFINAFEQLANLATKAGVEGQHFKVHAPLIELSKADIIQVGTRLGVDYSLTVSCYQADEDGTACGVCDSCRLRAEGFEAAGVPDPTRYRA; from the coding sequence ATGAGCGAATCTGCGCAAAAGGCTGTGATATTGCTGTCGGGCGGGCTGGACTCCGCGACGGTGCTGGCAATGGCCCGCAACAAGGGATACGCCTGTCATGCGCTGAGCCTGGACTACGGCCAGCGCCACCATGCCGAGTTGGCCGCGGCCAAGCGCGTAGCGGCCGCACTGGGTGCGGCCGAGCACAAGATTCTGCCGCTGTCGCTCGATGCGATCGGTGGCTCGGCCCTCACCGACAAATCGATCGACGTGCCGCAGGCAGGCGGCGAGGGCATCCCCGTCACCTACGTGCCGGCGCGCAACACGGTGTTTCTCGCCCTGGCGCTGGGCTGGGCCGAGGTGCTCGGCTCGACCGACCTGTTCGTCGGGGTGAACGCCGTCGACTATTCCGGCTACCCGGATTGCCGGCCGGCCTTCATCAACGCCTTTGAACAGCTCGCCAACCTGGCGACCAAGGCCGGTGTCGAGGGTCAGCACTTCAAGGTGCATGCGCCGCTGATCGAGCTGAGCAAGGCCGACATCATTCAGGTCGGCACTCGCCTCGGGGTCGACTACAGCCTGACGGTGTCGTGCTACCAGGCCGATGAAGACGGTACGGCCTGCGGCGTGTGCGATTCCTGTCGCCTGCGGGCAGAGGGATTCGAGGCCGCCGGCGTGCCGGATCCGACCCGCTACCGCGCCTGA
- the ybgF gene encoding tol-pal system protein YbgF, with protein MRTISGLLIGLIGLLPAATLAASLSTSQRLELLERRVDRITELTLKLDAMERENRQLRGDIENLQYELQQLERKQRDLYLDIDQRLSGGQGGNQGGAMGPGTPPTNPTAPPPQTGGNYAAPQTPSSPSNADPSAIQAEYQAAYALLSPQQKRYREAAQAFTTFLQRYPNDDLAPNAQYWLGEAHYVSQNNREALAAFEQVVQRYPTSNKVPGALFKMGRLQQVLGRRSDAIESYRRVVRDHPNSSAAGLAQDQLKKLGG; from the coding sequence ATGCGTACCATAAGCGGTTTACTTATCGGACTGATCGGCTTGCTGCCGGCGGCAACGCTGGCAGCAAGCCTTTCTACTTCTCAGCGTCTGGAGCTGCTCGAGCGCCGGGTCGATCGGATTACCGAGCTGACCCTGAAGCTCGATGCGATGGAGCGCGAGAATCGTCAATTACGCGGCGACATCGAAAACCTGCAGTACGAGCTGCAACAGCTTGAGCGCAAGCAGCGCGATCTGTATCTCGATATCGACCAGCGCCTGAGTGGTGGCCAAGGCGGTAACCAGGGCGGCGCCATGGGGCCCGGCACACCGCCAACAAATCCGACCGCGCCACCGCCGCAGACAGGCGGCAACTACGCTGCGCCACAGACGCCGTCATCTCCTTCCAATGCCGACCCGAGTGCCATCCAGGCGGAATACCAGGCGGCCTATGCCTTGCTGAGCCCGCAGCAGAAGCGCTATCGCGAGGCGGCACAGGCGTTCACCACCTTCCTGCAACGCTATCCGAACGATGATCTCGCACCCAACGCGCAGTATTGGCTGGGCGAGGCGCACTATGTGTCGCAGAACAACAGAGAGGCGTTGGCCGCATTCGAGCAGGTGGTGCAGCGTTACCCGACCAGCAACAAGGTGCCGGGTGCCTTGTTCAAGATGGGGCGCCTGCAGCAGGTGCTGGGTCGCCGCTCGGATGCCATCGAGAGCTACCGTCGCGTAGTGCGTGACCACCCGAACTCGTCAGCGGCCGGTCTCGCACAGGATCAGCTCAAAAAACTCGGCGGCTGA
- the pal gene encoding peptidoglycan-associated lipoprotein Pal, protein MKSKSSAWLAIAASALLFAGCSSTGTKDGEGASVEDHGAATSGASQGGAWSGNPLDNPDSLLYTKTIYFDYDQSSIRSEFIDVLRAHAAYLNANPSVGVTVEGHADERGSREYNIALGERRANAVKDFLQAEGVSGSQLNTVSYGEERPVSMGNDETSWAENRRAVLAY, encoded by the coding sequence CCAAGAGTTCGGCCTGGTTGGCCATCGCCGCATCGGCGCTGTTGTTCGCAGGCTGTTCCAGTACGGGTACAAAAGATGGCGAAGGAGCGTCAGTAGAAGATCATGGTGCCGCAACTTCAGGCGCCAGCCAGGGTGGTGCGTGGTCAGGTAATCCGTTAGACAATCCGGACAGCCTGCTCTACACCAAAACCATTTACTTCGACTACGACCAAAGCTCGATCCGCAGCGAGTTCATCGACGTGCTGCGTGCCCATGCTGCCTATCTGAACGCCAACCCTTCGGTCGGCGTTACCGTTGAAGGTCATGCCGACGAGCGTGGTTCGCGTGAGTACAACATCGCCCTGGGCGAGCGTCGTGCCAATGCCGTGAAAGACTTCCTGCAGGCGGAAGGCGTGAGTGGCTCGCAGCTGAACACTGTCAGCTACGGCGAAGAGCGTCCGGTGTCGATGGGCAACGACGAAACGTCGTGGGCTGAAAACCGCCGCGCTGTACTCGCCTACTAA
- the queE gene encoding 7-carboxy-7-deazaguanine synthase QueE: MPKLRITEIFYSLQGESASVGWPTVFVRLTGCPLRCGYCDTTYAFKGGEWREFDEILDQVASYGARHVTVTGGEPLAQADCPALLSALCDAGYEVSLETSGALDISGVDPRVSRVMDLKTPSSGELERNLYSNIDHLTVHDQVKFVIADEADYEWSKAQVEQWPLTGRCDVLFSPVAGTLPPTQLADWILRDRLAVRFQLQLHKLLWGNEPGR, translated from the coding sequence ATGCCGAAACTCCGCATCACCGAAATCTTCTATTCCCTGCAGGGAGAGAGCGCCAGTGTCGGCTGGCCGACCGTGTTCGTGCGCCTCACCGGTTGCCCGCTGCGTTGCGGCTACTGCGATACCACGTATGCCTTCAAGGGCGGCGAGTGGCGCGAGTTCGACGAGATACTCGATCAGGTGGCGAGCTATGGTGCGCGCCATGTCACGGTGACCGGCGGTGAGCCGCTGGCCCAGGCGGATTGTCCGGCGCTGCTCAGCGCGCTGTGTGACGCCGGCTACGAGGTGTCGCTGGAAACCAGCGGGGCTTTGGATATCTCGGGCGTGGATCCGCGCGTCAGCCGCGTGATGGACCTCAAGACCCCCAGCTCGGGCGAGCTCGAACGTAACCTGTACAGCAATATCGATCACCTGACCGTGCACGACCAGGTGAAGTTCGTGATCGCCGACGAGGCCGACTACGAATGGAGCAAAGCACAGGTCGAACAATGGCCGCTGACCGGGCGCTGCGATGTGCTGTTCTCGCCGGTGGCCGGCACGCTGCCGCCGACCCAACTGGCCGACTGGATATTGCGTGATCGACTCGCGGTAAGATTCCAGCTGCAACTGCACAAGCTGCTGTGGGGCAACGAACCGGGAAGATGA